The following coding sequences lie in one Takifugu flavidus isolate HTHZ2018 chromosome 4, ASM371156v2, whole genome shotgun sequence genomic window:
- the elmo2 gene encoding engulfment and cell motility protein 2 isoform X3, producing MPPPSDIVKVAIEWPGANAQLIEMDQKRALSSIIREVCDGWSLSGSEQFALRYADGPQLYITEQSRSEIKNGTILRLAISPARAARQLLERVQSHGIDARLEALKELAKLSADPTFAAEFINMEGIGTLARLVESGTHFGEMLAFTLTAFLELMDHGIVSWDLISLSFIKQIAGYVNQPMVDVSILQRSLAILESMVLNSHSLYHRVAQEITVGQLIGHLQVSNQEIQTYAIALINALFLKAPEDRRQEMASTLAQKHLRSIILNHIIRGNRPIKAEMAHQLYVLQVLTFNLLEERMMTKMDPNDQAQRDVIFELRRIAFDGENDPTGTEKRKAMYTKDYKMLGFTNHVNPAMDFTQTPPGMLAVDNMLYLAKVHQDTYIRIVLENSSREDKHECPFGRCAIELTRMLCEILQVGELPNEGCNDYHPMFFTHDRAWEEFFCVCIQLLNKTWKEMRATAEDFNKVMQVVREQITRALAMKPSSLDQLKNKLRGLNYSEILRLRQSERMSQDDFQSPPIIELRERIQPEILELIKQQRLNRLCEGSCFRKLGNRRRQEKFWFCRLSLNHKVLHYGDLDESPQGEVPFELLSDKIPVSDIKSVVTGKDCPHMKEKSALKQNKEVLELAFSVLYDPDETLNFVAPNKYEYCIWTDGLCALLGREMGSDLTRSDLDTLISMEMKLRLLDLENITIPEAPPPVPKEPSSYNFSYNYS from the exons ATGCCGCCTCCGTCGGACATAGTGAAGGTTGCTATCGAGTGGCCAGGGGCGAACGCCCAGCTGATAGAGATGGACCAG AAACGGGCTTTGTCTTCAATAATCCGGGAAGTATGTGATGG CTGGTCTTTGTCAGGCTCGGAACAGTTTGCCTTGCGTTACGCCGACGGGCCTCAGCTTTATATCACAGAGCAG AGTCGCAGTGAAATCAAGAATGGCACCATCCTTCGATTAGCCATCTCGCCT GCTCGTGCTGCCCGTCAGCTCCTGGAGCGGGTCCAGTCCCACGGCATCGACGCTCGACTGGAGGCCCTGAAAGAACTCGCCAAGCTGTCGGCGGACCCGACCTTCGCCGCGGAGTTCATCAACATGGAGGGCATCGGGACACTCGCACGTTTGGTGGAGAGCGGCACCCA CTTTGGTGAGATGCTGGCCTTCACCCTCACTGCCTTCTTAGAGCTGATGGATCACGGAATTGTGTCGTGGGACCTTATCTCCCTGTCCTTCATCAAACAG ATCGCAGGCTACGTGAACCAGCCCATGGTGGACGTGTCCATCCTGCAGCGCTCGCTCGCCATCCTGGAGAGCATGGTGCTCAACAGTCACAGCCTGTACCACCGAGTGGCTCAGGAGATCACCGTGGGACAGCTCATCGGGCACCTGCAagt GTCAAACCAGGAGATCCAGACCTACGCCATCGCCCTCATCAACGCTCTCTTCCTCAAAGCTCCTGAGGACAGACGGCAG GAAATGGCAAGCACCTTGGCTCAGAAACACCTGCGATCTATCATCCTCAAT CACATCATTAGAGGAAATCGACCAATCAAAGCAGAAATGGCGCACCAGCTTTACGTGCTGCAAgtgttgacctttaaccttttggAAGAGCGAATGATGACCAAAATGGATCCTAATGACCAG GCTCAGAGGGACGTCATTTTTGAGCTGCGTAGAATTGCCTTTGATGGAGAAAACGACCCCACAGGCACTGAGAAGAGAAAGGCCATGTACACTAAGGACTACAAGATGCTGGGCTTCACT AACCACGTCAACCCGGCCATGGACTTCACCCAAACGCCTCCTGGGATGCTGGCCGTGGACAACATGTTGTACCTGGCCAAGGTTCACCAGGACACGTATATCAGG ATCGTCCTGGAGAACAGCAGCCGCGAGGACAAACACGAATGCCCCTTTGGCCGATGTGCCATCGAGCTCACCAGGATGTTGTGTGAGATACTCCAGGTCGGGGAATTGC ctAACGAGGGCTGCAACGACTACCACCCCATGTTCTTCACTCATGACCGAGCATGGGAGGAGTTCTTCTGTGTCTGCATCCAGCTGCTTAATAAAACCTGGAAGGAGATgagagccacagctgaagaCTTCAATAAG GTGATGCAGGTGGTCCGGGAGCAGATCACCAGAGCTCTGGCAATGAAGCCGTCATCTTTGGACCAGCTGAAGAACAAACTACGAGGCCTCAACTATTCCGAGATTCTGCGTCTGCGTCAGTCCGAGCGGATGAGCCAGGACGACTTCCAGTCTCCTCCGATCAT TGAGCTGCGGGAGAGGATTCAGCCGGAGATCTTAGAGCTCATAAAGCAACAGCGGCTCAACCGGCTCTGTGAAGGAAGCTGCTTCCGTAAACTTGGCAATCGCAGACGGCAGG AGAAATTTTGGTTCTGCAGACTCTCGCTGAATCACAAAGTGTTGCACTACGGGGACCTTGACGAGTCGCCTCAGGGGGAAGTTCCCTTTGAGCTGCTGAGTGACAAGA TCCCTGTTTCCGATATCAAGTCTGTGGTGACCGGGAAAGACTGTCCtcacatgaaagaaaaaagtgCTCTCAAGCAAAACAAG gaggtgctggagttGGCCTTCTCCGTACTCTATGATCCAGACGAGACCCTAAATTTTGTCGCGCCGAACAAATACGAG TACTGCATCTGGACAGACGGGCTGTGTGCGCTGCTGGGCAGGGAGATGGGGAGCGACCTGACACGCAGCGACTTAGACACACTCATTAGCATGGAGatgaagctccgcctcctcgaTCTGGAGAACATCACCATCCCAGAAGCCCCGCCGCCAGTTCCCAAAGAGCCCAGCTCGTACAACTTCTCCTACAACTACAGCTGA
- the elmo2 gene encoding engulfment and cell motility protein 2 isoform X1, with product MPPPSDIVKVAIEWPGANAQLIEMDQKRALSSIIREVCDGWSLSGSEQFALRYADGPQLYITEQSRSEIKNGTILRLAISPARAARQLLERVQSHGIDARLEALKELAKLSADPTFAAEFINMEGIGTLARLVESGTHFGEMLAFTLTAFLELMDHGIVSWDLISLSFIKQIAGYVNQPMVDVSILQRSLAILESMVLNSHSLYHRVAQEITVGQLIGHLQVSNQEIQTYAIALINALFLKAPEDRRQVEFTNPLEQHLTEMASTLAQKHLRSIILNHIIRGNRPIKAEMAHQLYVLQVLTFNLLEERMMTKMDPNDQAQRDVIFELRRIAFDGENDPTGTEKRKAMYTKDYKMLGFTNHVNPAMDFTQTPPGMLAVDNMLYLAKVHQDTYIRIVLENSSREDKHECPFGRCAIELTRMLCEILQVGELPNEGCNDYHPMFFTHDRAWEEFFCVCIQLLNKTWKEMRATAEDFNKVMQVVREQITRALAMKPSSLDQLKNKLRGLNYSEILRLRQSERMSQDDFQSPPIIELRERIQPEILELIKQQRLNRLCEGSCFRKLGNRRRQEKFWFCRLSLNHKVLHYGDLDESPQGEVPFELLSDKIPVSDIKSVVTGKDCPHMKEKSALKQNKEVLELAFSVLYDPDETLNFVAPNKYEYCIWTDGLCALLGREMGSDLTRSDLDTLISMEMKLRLLDLENITIPEAPPPVPKEPSSYNFSYNYS from the exons ATGCCGCCTCCGTCGGACATAGTGAAGGTTGCTATCGAGTGGCCAGGGGCGAACGCCCAGCTGATAGAGATGGACCAG AAACGGGCTTTGTCTTCAATAATCCGGGAAGTATGTGATGG CTGGTCTTTGTCAGGCTCGGAACAGTTTGCCTTGCGTTACGCCGACGGGCCTCAGCTTTATATCACAGAGCAG AGTCGCAGTGAAATCAAGAATGGCACCATCCTTCGATTAGCCATCTCGCCT GCTCGTGCTGCCCGTCAGCTCCTGGAGCGGGTCCAGTCCCACGGCATCGACGCTCGACTGGAGGCCCTGAAAGAACTCGCCAAGCTGTCGGCGGACCCGACCTTCGCCGCGGAGTTCATCAACATGGAGGGCATCGGGACACTCGCACGTTTGGTGGAGAGCGGCACCCA CTTTGGTGAGATGCTGGCCTTCACCCTCACTGCCTTCTTAGAGCTGATGGATCACGGAATTGTGTCGTGGGACCTTATCTCCCTGTCCTTCATCAAACAG ATCGCAGGCTACGTGAACCAGCCCATGGTGGACGTGTCCATCCTGCAGCGCTCGCTCGCCATCCTGGAGAGCATGGTGCTCAACAGTCACAGCCTGTACCACCGAGTGGCTCAGGAGATCACCGTGGGACAGCTCATCGGGCACCTGCAagt GTCAAACCAGGAGATCCAGACCTACGCCATCGCCCTCATCAACGCTCTCTTCCTCAAAGCTCCTGAGGACAGACGGCAG gtggagtttaCTAACCCGCTGGAGCAGCACCTCACC GAAATGGCAAGCACCTTGGCTCAGAAACACCTGCGATCTATCATCCTCAAT CACATCATTAGAGGAAATCGACCAATCAAAGCAGAAATGGCGCACCAGCTTTACGTGCTGCAAgtgttgacctttaaccttttggAAGAGCGAATGATGACCAAAATGGATCCTAATGACCAG GCTCAGAGGGACGTCATTTTTGAGCTGCGTAGAATTGCCTTTGATGGAGAAAACGACCCCACAGGCACTGAGAAGAGAAAGGCCATGTACACTAAGGACTACAAGATGCTGGGCTTCACT AACCACGTCAACCCGGCCATGGACTTCACCCAAACGCCTCCTGGGATGCTGGCCGTGGACAACATGTTGTACCTGGCCAAGGTTCACCAGGACACGTATATCAGG ATCGTCCTGGAGAACAGCAGCCGCGAGGACAAACACGAATGCCCCTTTGGCCGATGTGCCATCGAGCTCACCAGGATGTTGTGTGAGATACTCCAGGTCGGGGAATTGC ctAACGAGGGCTGCAACGACTACCACCCCATGTTCTTCACTCATGACCGAGCATGGGAGGAGTTCTTCTGTGTCTGCATCCAGCTGCTTAATAAAACCTGGAAGGAGATgagagccacagctgaagaCTTCAATAAG GTGATGCAGGTGGTCCGGGAGCAGATCACCAGAGCTCTGGCAATGAAGCCGTCATCTTTGGACCAGCTGAAGAACAAACTACGAGGCCTCAACTATTCCGAGATTCTGCGTCTGCGTCAGTCCGAGCGGATGAGCCAGGACGACTTCCAGTCTCCTCCGATCAT TGAGCTGCGGGAGAGGATTCAGCCGGAGATCTTAGAGCTCATAAAGCAACAGCGGCTCAACCGGCTCTGTGAAGGAAGCTGCTTCCGTAAACTTGGCAATCGCAGACGGCAGG AGAAATTTTGGTTCTGCAGACTCTCGCTGAATCACAAAGTGTTGCACTACGGGGACCTTGACGAGTCGCCTCAGGGGGAAGTTCCCTTTGAGCTGCTGAGTGACAAGA TCCCTGTTTCCGATATCAAGTCTGTGGTGACCGGGAAAGACTGTCCtcacatgaaagaaaaaagtgCTCTCAAGCAAAACAAG gaggtgctggagttGGCCTTCTCCGTACTCTATGATCCAGACGAGACCCTAAATTTTGTCGCGCCGAACAAATACGAG TACTGCATCTGGACAGACGGGCTGTGTGCGCTGCTGGGCAGGGAGATGGGGAGCGACCTGACACGCAGCGACTTAGACACACTCATTAGCATGGAGatgaagctccgcctcctcgaTCTGGAGAACATCACCATCCCAGAAGCCCCGCCGCCAGTTCCCAAAGAGCCCAGCTCGTACAACTTCTCCTACAACTACAGCTGA
- the elmo2 gene encoding engulfment and cell motility protein 2 isoform X4, translated as MPPPSDIVKVAIEWPGANAQLIEMDQKRALSSIIREVCDGWSLSGSEQFALRYADGPQLYITEQSRSEIKNGTILRLAISPARAARQLLERVQSHGIDARLEALKELAKLSADPTFAAEFINMEGIGTLARLVESGTHFGEMLAFTLTAFLELMDHGIVSWDLISLSFIKQIAGYVNQPMVDVSILQRSLAILESMVLNSHSLYHRVAQEITVGQLIGHLSNQEIQTYAIALINALFLKAPEDRRQEMASTLAQKHLRSIILNHIIRGNRPIKAEMAHQLYVLQVLTFNLLEERMMTKMDPNDQAQRDVIFELRRIAFDGENDPTGTEKRKAMYTKDYKMLGFTNHVNPAMDFTQTPPGMLAVDNMLYLAKVHQDTYIRIVLENSSREDKHECPFGRCAIELTRMLCEILQVGELPNEGCNDYHPMFFTHDRAWEEFFCVCIQLLNKTWKEMRATAEDFNKVMQVVREQITRALAMKPSSLDQLKNKLRGLNYSEILRLRQSERMSQDDFQSPPIIELRERIQPEILELIKQQRLNRLCEGSCFRKLGNRRRQEKFWFCRLSLNHKVLHYGDLDESPQGEVPFELLSDKIPVSDIKSVVTGKDCPHMKEKSALKQNKEVLELAFSVLYDPDETLNFVAPNKYEYCIWTDGLCALLGREMGSDLTRSDLDTLISMEMKLRLLDLENITIPEAPPPVPKEPSSYNFSYNYS; from the exons ATGCCGCCTCCGTCGGACATAGTGAAGGTTGCTATCGAGTGGCCAGGGGCGAACGCCCAGCTGATAGAGATGGACCAG AAACGGGCTTTGTCTTCAATAATCCGGGAAGTATGTGATGG CTGGTCTTTGTCAGGCTCGGAACAGTTTGCCTTGCGTTACGCCGACGGGCCTCAGCTTTATATCACAGAGCAG AGTCGCAGTGAAATCAAGAATGGCACCATCCTTCGATTAGCCATCTCGCCT GCTCGTGCTGCCCGTCAGCTCCTGGAGCGGGTCCAGTCCCACGGCATCGACGCTCGACTGGAGGCCCTGAAAGAACTCGCCAAGCTGTCGGCGGACCCGACCTTCGCCGCGGAGTTCATCAACATGGAGGGCATCGGGACACTCGCACGTTTGGTGGAGAGCGGCACCCA CTTTGGTGAGATGCTGGCCTTCACCCTCACTGCCTTCTTAGAGCTGATGGATCACGGAATTGTGTCGTGGGACCTTATCTCCCTGTCCTTCATCAAACAG ATCGCAGGCTACGTGAACCAGCCCATGGTGGACGTGTCCATCCTGCAGCGCTCGCTCGCCATCCTGGAGAGCATGGTGCTCAACAGTCACAGCCTGTACCACCGAGTGGCTCAGGAGATCACCGTGGGACAGCTCATCGGGCACCT GTCAAACCAGGAGATCCAGACCTACGCCATCGCCCTCATCAACGCTCTCTTCCTCAAAGCTCCTGAGGACAGACGGCAG GAAATGGCAAGCACCTTGGCTCAGAAACACCTGCGATCTATCATCCTCAAT CACATCATTAGAGGAAATCGACCAATCAAAGCAGAAATGGCGCACCAGCTTTACGTGCTGCAAgtgttgacctttaaccttttggAAGAGCGAATGATGACCAAAATGGATCCTAATGACCAG GCTCAGAGGGACGTCATTTTTGAGCTGCGTAGAATTGCCTTTGATGGAGAAAACGACCCCACAGGCACTGAGAAGAGAAAGGCCATGTACACTAAGGACTACAAGATGCTGGGCTTCACT AACCACGTCAACCCGGCCATGGACTTCACCCAAACGCCTCCTGGGATGCTGGCCGTGGACAACATGTTGTACCTGGCCAAGGTTCACCAGGACACGTATATCAGG ATCGTCCTGGAGAACAGCAGCCGCGAGGACAAACACGAATGCCCCTTTGGCCGATGTGCCATCGAGCTCACCAGGATGTTGTGTGAGATACTCCAGGTCGGGGAATTGC ctAACGAGGGCTGCAACGACTACCACCCCATGTTCTTCACTCATGACCGAGCATGGGAGGAGTTCTTCTGTGTCTGCATCCAGCTGCTTAATAAAACCTGGAAGGAGATgagagccacagctgaagaCTTCAATAAG GTGATGCAGGTGGTCCGGGAGCAGATCACCAGAGCTCTGGCAATGAAGCCGTCATCTTTGGACCAGCTGAAGAACAAACTACGAGGCCTCAACTATTCCGAGATTCTGCGTCTGCGTCAGTCCGAGCGGATGAGCCAGGACGACTTCCAGTCTCCTCCGATCAT TGAGCTGCGGGAGAGGATTCAGCCGGAGATCTTAGAGCTCATAAAGCAACAGCGGCTCAACCGGCTCTGTGAAGGAAGCTGCTTCCGTAAACTTGGCAATCGCAGACGGCAGG AGAAATTTTGGTTCTGCAGACTCTCGCTGAATCACAAAGTGTTGCACTACGGGGACCTTGACGAGTCGCCTCAGGGGGAAGTTCCCTTTGAGCTGCTGAGTGACAAGA TCCCTGTTTCCGATATCAAGTCTGTGGTGACCGGGAAAGACTGTCCtcacatgaaagaaaaaagtgCTCTCAAGCAAAACAAG gaggtgctggagttGGCCTTCTCCGTACTCTATGATCCAGACGAGACCCTAAATTTTGTCGCGCCGAACAAATACGAG TACTGCATCTGGACAGACGGGCTGTGTGCGCTGCTGGGCAGGGAGATGGGGAGCGACCTGACACGCAGCGACTTAGACACACTCATTAGCATGGAGatgaagctccgcctcctcgaTCTGGAGAACATCACCATCCCAGAAGCCCCGCCGCCAGTTCCCAAAGAGCCCAGCTCGTACAACTTCTCCTACAACTACAGCTGA
- the elmo2 gene encoding engulfment and cell motility protein 2 isoform X2: MPPPSDIVKVAIEWPGANAQLIEMDQKRALSSIIREVCDGWSLSGSEQFALRYADGPQLYITEQSRSEIKNGTILRLAISPARAARQLLERVQSHGIDARLEALKELAKLSADPTFAAEFINMEGIGTLARLVESGTHFGEMLAFTLTAFLELMDHGIVSWDLISLSFIKQIAGYVNQPMVDVSILQRSLAILESMVLNSHSLYHRVAQEITVGQLIGHLSNQEIQTYAIALINALFLKAPEDRRQVEFTNPLEQHLTEMASTLAQKHLRSIILNHIIRGNRPIKAEMAHQLYVLQVLTFNLLEERMMTKMDPNDQAQRDVIFELRRIAFDGENDPTGTEKRKAMYTKDYKMLGFTNHVNPAMDFTQTPPGMLAVDNMLYLAKVHQDTYIRIVLENSSREDKHECPFGRCAIELTRMLCEILQVGELPNEGCNDYHPMFFTHDRAWEEFFCVCIQLLNKTWKEMRATAEDFNKVMQVVREQITRALAMKPSSLDQLKNKLRGLNYSEILRLRQSERMSQDDFQSPPIIELRERIQPEILELIKQQRLNRLCEGSCFRKLGNRRRQEKFWFCRLSLNHKVLHYGDLDESPQGEVPFELLSDKIPVSDIKSVVTGKDCPHMKEKSALKQNKEVLELAFSVLYDPDETLNFVAPNKYEYCIWTDGLCALLGREMGSDLTRSDLDTLISMEMKLRLLDLENITIPEAPPPVPKEPSSYNFSYNYS, translated from the exons ATGCCGCCTCCGTCGGACATAGTGAAGGTTGCTATCGAGTGGCCAGGGGCGAACGCCCAGCTGATAGAGATGGACCAG AAACGGGCTTTGTCTTCAATAATCCGGGAAGTATGTGATGG CTGGTCTTTGTCAGGCTCGGAACAGTTTGCCTTGCGTTACGCCGACGGGCCTCAGCTTTATATCACAGAGCAG AGTCGCAGTGAAATCAAGAATGGCACCATCCTTCGATTAGCCATCTCGCCT GCTCGTGCTGCCCGTCAGCTCCTGGAGCGGGTCCAGTCCCACGGCATCGACGCTCGACTGGAGGCCCTGAAAGAACTCGCCAAGCTGTCGGCGGACCCGACCTTCGCCGCGGAGTTCATCAACATGGAGGGCATCGGGACACTCGCACGTTTGGTGGAGAGCGGCACCCA CTTTGGTGAGATGCTGGCCTTCACCCTCACTGCCTTCTTAGAGCTGATGGATCACGGAATTGTGTCGTGGGACCTTATCTCCCTGTCCTTCATCAAACAG ATCGCAGGCTACGTGAACCAGCCCATGGTGGACGTGTCCATCCTGCAGCGCTCGCTCGCCATCCTGGAGAGCATGGTGCTCAACAGTCACAGCCTGTACCACCGAGTGGCTCAGGAGATCACCGTGGGACAGCTCATCGGGCACCT GTCAAACCAGGAGATCCAGACCTACGCCATCGCCCTCATCAACGCTCTCTTCCTCAAAGCTCCTGAGGACAGACGGCAG gtggagtttaCTAACCCGCTGGAGCAGCACCTCACC GAAATGGCAAGCACCTTGGCTCAGAAACACCTGCGATCTATCATCCTCAAT CACATCATTAGAGGAAATCGACCAATCAAAGCAGAAATGGCGCACCAGCTTTACGTGCTGCAAgtgttgacctttaaccttttggAAGAGCGAATGATGACCAAAATGGATCCTAATGACCAG GCTCAGAGGGACGTCATTTTTGAGCTGCGTAGAATTGCCTTTGATGGAGAAAACGACCCCACAGGCACTGAGAAGAGAAAGGCCATGTACACTAAGGACTACAAGATGCTGGGCTTCACT AACCACGTCAACCCGGCCATGGACTTCACCCAAACGCCTCCTGGGATGCTGGCCGTGGACAACATGTTGTACCTGGCCAAGGTTCACCAGGACACGTATATCAGG ATCGTCCTGGAGAACAGCAGCCGCGAGGACAAACACGAATGCCCCTTTGGCCGATGTGCCATCGAGCTCACCAGGATGTTGTGTGAGATACTCCAGGTCGGGGAATTGC ctAACGAGGGCTGCAACGACTACCACCCCATGTTCTTCACTCATGACCGAGCATGGGAGGAGTTCTTCTGTGTCTGCATCCAGCTGCTTAATAAAACCTGGAAGGAGATgagagccacagctgaagaCTTCAATAAG GTGATGCAGGTGGTCCGGGAGCAGATCACCAGAGCTCTGGCAATGAAGCCGTCATCTTTGGACCAGCTGAAGAACAAACTACGAGGCCTCAACTATTCCGAGATTCTGCGTCTGCGTCAGTCCGAGCGGATGAGCCAGGACGACTTCCAGTCTCCTCCGATCAT TGAGCTGCGGGAGAGGATTCAGCCGGAGATCTTAGAGCTCATAAAGCAACAGCGGCTCAACCGGCTCTGTGAAGGAAGCTGCTTCCGTAAACTTGGCAATCGCAGACGGCAGG AGAAATTTTGGTTCTGCAGACTCTCGCTGAATCACAAAGTGTTGCACTACGGGGACCTTGACGAGTCGCCTCAGGGGGAAGTTCCCTTTGAGCTGCTGAGTGACAAGA TCCCTGTTTCCGATATCAAGTCTGTGGTGACCGGGAAAGACTGTCCtcacatgaaagaaaaaagtgCTCTCAAGCAAAACAAG gaggtgctggagttGGCCTTCTCCGTACTCTATGATCCAGACGAGACCCTAAATTTTGTCGCGCCGAACAAATACGAG TACTGCATCTGGACAGACGGGCTGTGTGCGCTGCTGGGCAGGGAGATGGGGAGCGACCTGACACGCAGCGACTTAGACACACTCATTAGCATGGAGatgaagctccgcctcctcgaTCTGGAGAACATCACCATCCCAGAAGCCCCGCCGCCAGTTCCCAAAGAGCCCAGCTCGTACAACTTCTCCTACAACTACAGCTGA